The following are encoded in a window of Hippoglossus stenolepis isolate QCI-W04-F060 chromosome 10, HSTE1.2, whole genome shotgun sequence genomic DNA:
- the LOC118116649 gene encoding SRA stem-loop-interacting RNA-binding protein, mitochondrial: protein MAAPAKKVFEVFVSKIPWTVASKEMREYFGQFGSVKKCLLPFDKETGFHRGFCWVGFSTEEGLNNAIEKDPHILEGAKLQVQRNRRPFAGQKSNKGSELE, encoded by the exons ATGGCGGCGCCAGCTAAGAAAGTTTTCGAGGTCTTCGTGTCTAAAATACCTTGGACCGTAGCCAGCA aggagatgagagagtaCTTTGGGCAGTTTGGCTCAGTGAAGAAGTGCCTTCTACCATTT GATAAAGAAACAGGCTTCCACAGAGGCTTCTGCTGGGTTGGATTCTCGACAGAGGAGGGACTGAACAATGCAATTGAGAAAGACCCACATATTCTGGAGGGAGCCAAG ctcCAGGTTCAGAGGAACAGACGACCATTTGCAGGGcagaaatcaaacaaaggcaGTGAACTTGAATGA